AACAGCACCTGCAGCAGGCTGAATCAGACTTTGACGTAGTGCCGTTCGACAGCGATTGCGCGCGGGCTTTTGGTGGCGTTGCCGCGACGCTGCGGGCATCGGGACGCAAGCCGGCGGCGCGCGCATACGATGCGCTCATCGCCGCCAGCGCAATCGCACATGCTGTTCCGCTCTACACTTGCAACCCCGGCGACTACGCCGGTATCGCACGGCTGGACCTTCGGCCGGTCACCCACCCACACCGTCGATAGGAGCCCCGACGCGAGGGGGTGCGGAGGTCGCCGACATTGGCCTAGAGAAGAGCAGGGCGCTTTGGACGCCGTAGGCAAAAGCATCACCCTCGCGCTTGTAGCATTCCGCTGGAATTTGTAGCACCCTGCTACAGGAGGTACGGCCATGACGAACGTCTCCGACCGCGTCACCAGGATCGCGGCCGACCTGGTAGACAGCGCCGCTGCCGAAGGGGCGCGCCAGAGCCGATCAGCCAAACAGCAACTCGATCGAGATAGCCGACACCGCAAGGATTTACGTCATCGGTGCACTGGCGTGGCCGTCCTGGGCGTCGGAGGAACTGACCCGACGCTGGCCCCGCTAAGAGGCCCGGCAGGAATCCGCAGTCCGCTAATTCAGACGCGGATGAACTTCTGTTCGCCCATGCCGAACATCCCATCGACCGAAAGGTCGACGTCGTCGGTGTGGATCCGACCTTCGTACCAGCCGAAGGGGGCGTAATACTCGGCCAGCGATCGGCGCGGGCCGACGTGCATCTCGGAACGGACAGTCGGCGTGAATCGCACCTCGACCTGGCCCGAGCCGTCGGCGTCGCGCACGATCCAACAACGCCAGGGCCCGTCGGGGCGTTCCACGTGGACGGCGGGCAGGCGGTGGACCTGGTCGCCGAACCAGACGGCGTTCTCGTTGTAGCGCTGCGGGTCGCGCACCTGATTGTCGGTCAGGTTGAAGCCCTCGACCCTGCCCTCAGGGCTGCGGCGCACCGCGGTCACCCAGTCGTACCGCATGGGCGAGGGGTAGTCCCCGTGGTGGTCGTCAAGGATCATGAACGAACGGTCGGGGTCGAACACGGTGAGCTCGGCCCCGGCGCGGAGCGTGCCGGCGAACGGCATCATCGTCTTGTGCGAGTACAGCGCCCGATCGTCGGCGAAGGGGTGGCAGATCACCAGGTGTCCGGCCTCTCCGGGTCCGCAGCGCCCGGCGCCGTGCAACTCCAGCGGCGGTAGCGCGCCACGCCCAGGGTGGCTGGCGTCCACCGCGACCAGGCCCGAGTGCATCTCGTTGGTCAGCTGCAGCGAGAAGCGTCCAATATGACCGTGGGACCGGGTGTGGTCCAGGCCGCGAGCGACGTGCACCATCGAGGTCGGCACCTTCTGCTCCCACCGACGGATCGTCGCCGCCTGCTTGTCGACGACCAGAACTTGCAGCAGCGAGATCGACTTGGTGTCGTAGACGGCGCCAAGCACGAACACCGCGTCGTCACCAAGCTGGAACGCCTCCCACTCTTTGAGTCGGGCGTTGCGCGCGGCGCGCTGCAGGCGACCACGAATTCCGGTGGCGGTGACAACGTCGAGTGGGTTGATCTGCGCGATCGGGCCGTTGTAGGTGCCGAATTGGTAGCGACCGTCGGAAACCAACTGTGCGGGTGGCGGCTCGTGCGTGCGCAACAGGCTGGGCGGACCGGTCGGCGAGGTCTCGGTGTCCACCGCCGGAGCGTACCGGAGAGGCAGCACCTAGGGTTCCGCAATATTTCTCCGACACGATCCGTGAACCCGTCAAGGAGCGGCGAGGGGAGCGGCCTACCTATCGGCCTTGACGACGCCGGCCCGGCTCCAATTCATGTCCGGGTGGCAATGAAGTTAC
This genomic stretch from Mycobacterium paragordonae harbors:
- a CDS encoding type II toxin-antitoxin system VapC family toxin; translation: MTEAPRKGMLDTSTVILLGEITDSTELPDESVISAITLAELSLGPHVAHDDAERSARQQHLQQAESDFDVVPFDSDCARAFGGVAATLRASGRKPAARAYDALIAASAIAHAVPLYTCNPGDYAGIARLDLRPVTHPHRR
- a CDS encoding DUF2804 family protein, whose amino-acid sequence is MDTETSPTGPPSLLRTHEPPPAQLVSDGRYQFGTYNGPIAQINPLDVVTATGIRGRLQRAARNARLKEWEAFQLGDDAVFVLGAVYDTKSISLLQVLVVDKQAATIRRWEQKVPTSMVHVARGLDHTRSHGHIGRFSLQLTNEMHSGLVAVDASHPGRGALPPLELHGAGRCGPGEAGHLVICHPFADDRALYSHKTMMPFAGTLRAGAELTVFDPDRSFMILDDHHGDYPSPMRYDWVTAVRRSPEGRVEGFNLTDNQVRDPQRYNENAVWFGDQVHRLPAVHVERPDGPWRCWIVRDADGSGQVEVRFTPTVRSEMHVGPRRSLAEYYAPFGWYEGRIHTDDVDLSVDGMFGMGEQKFIRV